In the Larimichthys crocea isolate SSNF chromosome XXI, L_crocea_2.0, whole genome shotgun sequence genome, one interval contains:
- the osbpl5 gene encoding oxysterol-binding protein-related protein 5 isoform X4, translated as MKEENLFHRRFSLCPNATSPPKIDPRTLTRNLSYGGDNDLYSLSPGSETDRNGLSMLSNELSPAQSPGSKSESRMFNGVEKDCPSPTEKLARKESLKVQKQNYRQEKKRAAKELFSALKDPSVVIMSNWLKIRGSLKSWTKLWCALKPGVLLIYKTPKSDHWVGTILLSACKLIERPSKKDGFCFKLYHPLEKSIWAVKGPKGENVGSITQPLPSNYLIFRAASESDGRCWMDALELALSCSSLYKLTAKGGREADISTSSESSHILHLLQSTGLSDTELLQLNDTVLLGNHHMEHDGFSDKSEREAHDDWYTTANENGGRLTEESDMDQSDELSPGPQATAYVEQSTEEMAEAGEASQVETVSEENKGLIWGLLKQLRPGMDLSKVVLPTFILEPRSFLDKLSDYYYHADLLSQAVLEESAYGRMKQVLRWYLSGFYKKPKGLKKPYNPILGETFRCCWLHPQTDSCTFYIAEQVSHHPPISAFYICNRKDGFSISGSILAKSKFYGNSLSAILDGKARLLFMSRGEEYVITMPYAHCKGILYGTMTLELGGKVTIECEKTKCFTELEFKLKPFLGGACSVNQISGKISVGEEQLATVDGHWDSEVFIHEKRSGQQESLWNPSPDIRSSRLKRQVVQIDQQGEFESERLWQHVTSAIMDRDQLRATQEKFVLEEAQRKEARERGDKPWNPRLFHQDPVTSEWTYRHMEYEHTLTSSK; from the exons ATGAAGGAGGAGAATTTATTCCATCGGAGGTTTTCTCTGTGCCCCAATGCCACCTCCCCACCCAAAATTGACCCTCGCACCCTCACCCGGAACCTGTCATATGGAGGAGACAATGACCTCTACAGCCTCAGCCCAG gcagtgagacagacaggaacgGTCTCTCCATGCTGAGTAATGAACTTAGTCCTGCCCAATCACCAGGCAGCAAG tctGAGTCCAGGATGTTTAATGGTGTCGAGAAGGACTGCCCCTCCCCCACAGAGAAGCTGGCCCGGAAGGAGTCTCTTAAG gtCCAAAAGCAGAATTACAGGCAAGAAAAGAAACGGGCAGCTAAAGAACTGTTTAGCGCACTAAAAGATCCAAGTGTTGTCATCATGTCCAACTGGCTAAAG ATCCGTGGCTCTTTGAAGAGTTGGACTAAACTGTGGTGTGCCCTGAAGCCTGGAGTTCTTTTGATCTATAAGACCCCAAAATCAGACCACTGGGTGGGCACCATCCTGCTCAGTGCGTGCAAGCTGATTGAGAGACCCTCCAAGAAGGACGGCTTCTGCTTCAAGCTCTACCACCCACTGGAAAAATCCATCTGGGCTGTCAAG GGTCCCAAAGGAGAGAACGTTGGCTCCATCACTCAGCCTCTACCCAGCAACTACCTGATCTTCAGAGCAGCATCTGAGTCTGACG GTCGCTGCTGGATGGATGCCTTGGAGCTGGCTCTTAGCTGCTCCAGTCTCTACAAGCTGACAGCCAAAGGTGGGAGAGAAGCAGATATTAGCACGTCTTCAGAGTCCTCCCATATACTCCACCTGCTGCAGTCTACCGGACTCAGTGATACAGAGCTGCTACA ATTAAATGACACTGTGCTGCTGGGCAATCACCACATGGAGCATGACGGCTTTTCAGACAAATCTGAGCGTGAGGCTCACGATGACTGGTACACTACGGCCAATGAGAATGGTGGAAGGTTGACAGAGGAGAGCGACATGGACCAATCAGACGAGCTGTCCCCCGGGCCGCAGGCCACAGCCTATGTAGAGCAGAGCACAGAGGAGATGGCTGAG GCTGGGGAGGCGTCCCAGGTAGAAACCGTATCAGAGGAGAACAAGGGTCTGATCTGGGGCCTGCTGAAGCAGCTGCGGCCGGGCATGGACCTCTCCAAAGTGGTACTGCCCACCTTCATCCTGGAGCCACGCTCTTTCCTGGACAAGCTGTCTGACTATTACTATCATGCTGATCTGCTCTCACA AGCTGTGCTGGAGGAAAGCGCATATGGACGGATGAAGCAGGTGTTGAGGTGGTACTTGTCTGGCTTCTACAAGAAGCCCAAG GGTCTGAAGAAGCCTTATAATCCAATCCTGGGGGAGACATTTCGCTGCTGCTGGCTTCATCCTCAAACCGACAGCTGCACTTTCTACATAGCTGAACAG GTGTCCCACCATCCACCCATCTCTGCCTTTTATATCTGCAATAGGAAGGATGGTTTTTCTATCAGTGGGAGCATCCTGGCAAAGTCAAAGTTCTATG GTAACTCTCTGTCAGCTATTCTGGATGGCAAAGCCAGGCTGCTGTTCATGAGCAGGGGCGAGGAGTATGTCATCACCATGCCCTATGCTCACTGCAAAG GTATCTTGTATGGCACTATGACACTAGAGCTGGGTGGAAAGGTTACGATCGAGTGTGAGAAAACCAAATGTTTCACAGAGCTGGAGTTCAAGCTCAag CCTTTCCTTGGAGGTGCCTGCTCTGTGAATCAGATCAGCGGGAAGATTTCTGTCGGAGAGGAGCAACTGGCCACTGTCGATGGACACTGG GACAGTGAGGTGTTCATTCATGAGAAGCGCTCAGGGCAGCAGGAGTCGTTATGGAACCCGAGCCCAGACATTCGCAGCAGCCGACTCAAGAGACAAGTGGTCCAAATAGATCAGCAGGGAGAGTTTGAGTCTGAAAG ACTGTGGCAGCATGTGACCAGTGCCATCATGGATCGGGACCAGTTGCGGGCGACCCAGGAAAAGTTTGTGCTGGAGGAAGCTCAACGAAAAGAGGccagggagagaggagacaaaccCTGGAACCCACGACTTTTCCATCAGGACCCCGTCACCTCCGAGTGGACCTACAGGCACATGGAGTATGAACACACTCTCACATcaagcaaataa
- the osbpl5 gene encoding oxysterol-binding protein-related protein 5 isoform X1 — MKEENLFHRRFSLCPNATSPPKIDPRTLTRNLSYGGDNDLYSLSPGSETDRNGLSMLSNELSPAQSPGSKSESRMFNGVEKDCPSPTEKLARKESLKVQKQNYRQEKKRAAKELFSALKDPSVVIMSNWLKIRGSLKSWTKLWCALKPGVLLIYKTPKSDHWVGTILLSACKLIERPSKKDGFCFKLYHPLEKSIWAVKGPKGENVGSITQPLPSNYLIFRAASESDGRCWMDALELALSCSSLYKLTAKGGREADISTSSESSHILHLLQSTGLSDTELLQLNDTVLLGNHHMEHDGFSDKSEREAHDDWYTTANENGGRLTEESDMDQSDELSPGPQATAYVEQSTEEMAEAGEASQVETVSEENKGLIWGLLKQLRPGMDLSKVVLPTFILEPRSFLDKLSDYYYHADLLSQAVLEESAYGRMKQVLRWYLSGFYKKPKGLKKPYNPILGETFRCCWLHPQTDSCTFYIAEQVSHHPPISAFYICNRKDGFSISGSILAKSKFYGNSLSAILDGKARLLFMSRGEEYVITMPYAHCKGILYGTMTLELGGKVTIECEKTKCFTELEFKLKPFLGGACSVNQISGKISVGEEQLATVDGHWDSEVFIHEKRSGQQESLWNPSPDIRSSRLKRQVVQIDQQGEFESERLWQHVTSAIMDRDQLRATQEKFVLEEAQRKEARERGDKPWNPRLFHQDPVTSEWTYRHMDVQPWDPERCLVQFEKDGVIQTHEKSQRQHNGLSYSHSWASQQKAEVNGKRRKASSQPSSCSQNTESSSTTPEPTHESSDNEGFSNQCARCNKEVKDIALIEASITSIQKTQQDIQRNLVALSRQLARQRATDDGVSLTGRHCLILCVLLLSQLLLNYVFT, encoded by the exons ATGAAGGAGGAGAATTTATTCCATCGGAGGTTTTCTCTGTGCCCCAATGCCACCTCCCCACCCAAAATTGACCCTCGCACCCTCACCCGGAACCTGTCATATGGAGGAGACAATGACCTCTACAGCCTCAGCCCAG gcagtgagacagacaggaacgGTCTCTCCATGCTGAGTAATGAACTTAGTCCTGCCCAATCACCAGGCAGCAAG tctGAGTCCAGGATGTTTAATGGTGTCGAGAAGGACTGCCCCTCCCCCACAGAGAAGCTGGCCCGGAAGGAGTCTCTTAAG gtCCAAAAGCAGAATTACAGGCAAGAAAAGAAACGGGCAGCTAAAGAACTGTTTAGCGCACTAAAAGATCCAAGTGTTGTCATCATGTCCAACTGGCTAAAG ATCCGTGGCTCTTTGAAGAGTTGGACTAAACTGTGGTGTGCCCTGAAGCCTGGAGTTCTTTTGATCTATAAGACCCCAAAATCAGACCACTGGGTGGGCACCATCCTGCTCAGTGCGTGCAAGCTGATTGAGAGACCCTCCAAGAAGGACGGCTTCTGCTTCAAGCTCTACCACCCACTGGAAAAATCCATCTGGGCTGTCAAG GGTCCCAAAGGAGAGAACGTTGGCTCCATCACTCAGCCTCTACCCAGCAACTACCTGATCTTCAGAGCAGCATCTGAGTCTGACG GTCGCTGCTGGATGGATGCCTTGGAGCTGGCTCTTAGCTGCTCCAGTCTCTACAAGCTGACAGCCAAAGGTGGGAGAGAAGCAGATATTAGCACGTCTTCAGAGTCCTCCCATATACTCCACCTGCTGCAGTCTACCGGACTCAGTGATACAGAGCTGCTACA ATTAAATGACACTGTGCTGCTGGGCAATCACCACATGGAGCATGACGGCTTTTCAGACAAATCTGAGCGTGAGGCTCACGATGACTGGTACACTACGGCCAATGAGAATGGTGGAAGGTTGACAGAGGAGAGCGACATGGACCAATCAGACGAGCTGTCCCCCGGGCCGCAGGCCACAGCCTATGTAGAGCAGAGCACAGAGGAGATGGCTGAG GCTGGGGAGGCGTCCCAGGTAGAAACCGTATCAGAGGAGAACAAGGGTCTGATCTGGGGCCTGCTGAAGCAGCTGCGGCCGGGCATGGACCTCTCCAAAGTGGTACTGCCCACCTTCATCCTGGAGCCACGCTCTTTCCTGGACAAGCTGTCTGACTATTACTATCATGCTGATCTGCTCTCACA AGCTGTGCTGGAGGAAAGCGCATATGGACGGATGAAGCAGGTGTTGAGGTGGTACTTGTCTGGCTTCTACAAGAAGCCCAAG GGTCTGAAGAAGCCTTATAATCCAATCCTGGGGGAGACATTTCGCTGCTGCTGGCTTCATCCTCAAACCGACAGCTGCACTTTCTACATAGCTGAACAG GTGTCCCACCATCCACCCATCTCTGCCTTTTATATCTGCAATAGGAAGGATGGTTTTTCTATCAGTGGGAGCATCCTGGCAAAGTCAAAGTTCTATG GTAACTCTCTGTCAGCTATTCTGGATGGCAAAGCCAGGCTGCTGTTCATGAGCAGGGGCGAGGAGTATGTCATCACCATGCCCTATGCTCACTGCAAAG GTATCTTGTATGGCACTATGACACTAGAGCTGGGTGGAAAGGTTACGATCGAGTGTGAGAAAACCAAATGTTTCACAGAGCTGGAGTTCAAGCTCAag CCTTTCCTTGGAGGTGCCTGCTCTGTGAATCAGATCAGCGGGAAGATTTCTGTCGGAGAGGAGCAACTGGCCACTGTCGATGGACACTGG GACAGTGAGGTGTTCATTCATGAGAAGCGCTCAGGGCAGCAGGAGTCGTTATGGAACCCGAGCCCAGACATTCGCAGCAGCCGACTCAAGAGACAAGTGGTCCAAATAGATCAGCAGGGAGAGTTTGAGTCTGAAAG ACTGTGGCAGCATGTGACCAGTGCCATCATGGATCGGGACCAGTTGCGGGCGACCCAGGAAAAGTTTGTGCTGGAGGAAGCTCAACGAAAAGAGGccagggagagaggagacaaaccCTGGAACCCACGACTTTTCCATCAGGACCCCGTCACCTCCGAGTGGACCTACAGGCACATGGA TGTGCAGCCATGGGACCCTGAGCGCTGTCTGGTTCAATTTGAGAAGGACGGAGTGATTCAAACGCACGAGAAAAGCCAAAGGCAACACAACGGACTCTCGTACAGCCACAGCTGGGCCAGCCAACAGAAG GCTGAGGTGAACGGAAAACGTAGGAAGGCCAGCAGCCAGCCGTCCAGCTGCAGCCAGAACACCGAGAGCAGCAGCACCACGCCAGAGCCTACACACGAGTCCTCGGACAATGAAG GTTTCTCAAACCAGTGCGCACGGTGCAATAAAGAGGTGAAGGACATCGCCCTGATAGAGGCTTCCATCACATCCATACAGAAGACACAGCAGGACATCCAGAG GAACCTGGTGGCTCTGAGTCGTCAGCTGGCTCGTCAGAGAGCGACAGACGACGGTGTGTCGTTAACAGGCCGTCACTGCCTCATCCTCTGTGTTCTGCTCCTCTCACAGCTCCTCCTCAACTACGTCTTCACCTGA
- the osbpl5 gene encoding oxysterol-binding protein-related protein 5 isoform X2, with product MPPPHPKLTLAPSPGTCHMEETMTSTASAQSESRMFNGVEKDCPSPTEKLARKESLKVQKQNYRQEKKRAAKELFSALKDPSVVIMSNWLKIRGSLKSWTKLWCALKPGVLLIYKTPKSDHWVGTILLSACKLIERPSKKDGFCFKLYHPLEKSIWAVKGPKGENVGSITQPLPSNYLIFRAASESDGRCWMDALELALSCSSLYKLTAKGGREADISTSSESSHILHLLQSTGLSDTELLQLNDTVLLGNHHMEHDGFSDKSEREAHDDWYTTANENGGRLTEESDMDQSDELSPGPQATAYVEQSTEEMAEAGEASQVETVSEENKGLIWGLLKQLRPGMDLSKVVLPTFILEPRSFLDKLSDYYYHADLLSQAVLEESAYGRMKQVLRWYLSGFYKKPKGLKKPYNPILGETFRCCWLHPQTDSCTFYIAEQVSHHPPISAFYICNRKDGFSISGSILAKSKFYGNSLSAILDGKARLLFMSRGEEYVITMPYAHCKGILYGTMTLELGGKVTIECEKTKCFTELEFKLKPFLGGACSVNQISGKISVGEEQLATVDGHWDSEVFIHEKRSGQQESLWNPSPDIRSSRLKRQVVQIDQQGEFESERLWQHVTSAIMDRDQLRATQEKFVLEEAQRKEARERGDKPWNPRLFHQDPVTSEWTYRHMDVQPWDPERCLVQFEKDGVIQTHEKSQRQHNGLSYSHSWASQQKAEVNGKRRKASSQPSSCSQNTESSSTTPEPTHESSDNEGFSNQCARCNKEVKDIALIEASITSIQKTQQDIQRNLVALSRQLARQRATDDGVSLTGRHCLILCVLLLSQLLLNYVFT from the exons ATGCCACCTCCCCACCCAAAATTGACCCTCGCACCCTCACCCGGAACCTGTCATATGGAGGAGACAATGACCTCTACAGCCTCAGCCCAG tctGAGTCCAGGATGTTTAATGGTGTCGAGAAGGACTGCCCCTCCCCCACAGAGAAGCTGGCCCGGAAGGAGTCTCTTAAG gtCCAAAAGCAGAATTACAGGCAAGAAAAGAAACGGGCAGCTAAAGAACTGTTTAGCGCACTAAAAGATCCAAGTGTTGTCATCATGTCCAACTGGCTAAAG ATCCGTGGCTCTTTGAAGAGTTGGACTAAACTGTGGTGTGCCCTGAAGCCTGGAGTTCTTTTGATCTATAAGACCCCAAAATCAGACCACTGGGTGGGCACCATCCTGCTCAGTGCGTGCAAGCTGATTGAGAGACCCTCCAAGAAGGACGGCTTCTGCTTCAAGCTCTACCACCCACTGGAAAAATCCATCTGGGCTGTCAAG GGTCCCAAAGGAGAGAACGTTGGCTCCATCACTCAGCCTCTACCCAGCAACTACCTGATCTTCAGAGCAGCATCTGAGTCTGACG GTCGCTGCTGGATGGATGCCTTGGAGCTGGCTCTTAGCTGCTCCAGTCTCTACAAGCTGACAGCCAAAGGTGGGAGAGAAGCAGATATTAGCACGTCTTCAGAGTCCTCCCATATACTCCACCTGCTGCAGTCTACCGGACTCAGTGATACAGAGCTGCTACA ATTAAATGACACTGTGCTGCTGGGCAATCACCACATGGAGCATGACGGCTTTTCAGACAAATCTGAGCGTGAGGCTCACGATGACTGGTACACTACGGCCAATGAGAATGGTGGAAGGTTGACAGAGGAGAGCGACATGGACCAATCAGACGAGCTGTCCCCCGGGCCGCAGGCCACAGCCTATGTAGAGCAGAGCACAGAGGAGATGGCTGAG GCTGGGGAGGCGTCCCAGGTAGAAACCGTATCAGAGGAGAACAAGGGTCTGATCTGGGGCCTGCTGAAGCAGCTGCGGCCGGGCATGGACCTCTCCAAAGTGGTACTGCCCACCTTCATCCTGGAGCCACGCTCTTTCCTGGACAAGCTGTCTGACTATTACTATCATGCTGATCTGCTCTCACA AGCTGTGCTGGAGGAAAGCGCATATGGACGGATGAAGCAGGTGTTGAGGTGGTACTTGTCTGGCTTCTACAAGAAGCCCAAG GGTCTGAAGAAGCCTTATAATCCAATCCTGGGGGAGACATTTCGCTGCTGCTGGCTTCATCCTCAAACCGACAGCTGCACTTTCTACATAGCTGAACAG GTGTCCCACCATCCACCCATCTCTGCCTTTTATATCTGCAATAGGAAGGATGGTTTTTCTATCAGTGGGAGCATCCTGGCAAAGTCAAAGTTCTATG GTAACTCTCTGTCAGCTATTCTGGATGGCAAAGCCAGGCTGCTGTTCATGAGCAGGGGCGAGGAGTATGTCATCACCATGCCCTATGCTCACTGCAAAG GTATCTTGTATGGCACTATGACACTAGAGCTGGGTGGAAAGGTTACGATCGAGTGTGAGAAAACCAAATGTTTCACAGAGCTGGAGTTCAAGCTCAag CCTTTCCTTGGAGGTGCCTGCTCTGTGAATCAGATCAGCGGGAAGATTTCTGTCGGAGAGGAGCAACTGGCCACTGTCGATGGACACTGG GACAGTGAGGTGTTCATTCATGAGAAGCGCTCAGGGCAGCAGGAGTCGTTATGGAACCCGAGCCCAGACATTCGCAGCAGCCGACTCAAGAGACAAGTGGTCCAAATAGATCAGCAGGGAGAGTTTGAGTCTGAAAG ACTGTGGCAGCATGTGACCAGTGCCATCATGGATCGGGACCAGTTGCGGGCGACCCAGGAAAAGTTTGTGCTGGAGGAAGCTCAACGAAAAGAGGccagggagagaggagacaaaccCTGGAACCCACGACTTTTCCATCAGGACCCCGTCACCTCCGAGTGGACCTACAGGCACATGGA TGTGCAGCCATGGGACCCTGAGCGCTGTCTGGTTCAATTTGAGAAGGACGGAGTGATTCAAACGCACGAGAAAAGCCAAAGGCAACACAACGGACTCTCGTACAGCCACAGCTGGGCCAGCCAACAGAAG GCTGAGGTGAACGGAAAACGTAGGAAGGCCAGCAGCCAGCCGTCCAGCTGCAGCCAGAACACCGAGAGCAGCAGCACCACGCCAGAGCCTACACACGAGTCCTCGGACAATGAAG GTTTCTCAAACCAGTGCGCACGGTGCAATAAAGAGGTGAAGGACATCGCCCTGATAGAGGCTTCCATCACATCCATACAGAAGACACAGCAGGACATCCAGAG GAACCTGGTGGCTCTGAGTCGTCAGCTGGCTCGTCAGAGAGCGACAGACGACGGTGTGTCGTTAACAGGCCGTCACTGCCTCATCCTCTGTGTTCTGCTCCTCTCACAGCTCCTCCTCAACTACGTCTTCACCTGA
- the osbpl5 gene encoding oxysterol-binding protein-related protein 5 isoform X3, whose translation MFNGVEKDCPSPTEKLARKESLKVQKQNYRQEKKRAAKELFSALKDPSVVIMSNWLKIRGSLKSWTKLWCALKPGVLLIYKTPKSDHWVGTILLSACKLIERPSKKDGFCFKLYHPLEKSIWAVKGPKGENVGSITQPLPSNYLIFRAASESDGRCWMDALELALSCSSLYKLTAKGGREADISTSSESSHILHLLQSTGLSDTELLQLNDTVLLGNHHMEHDGFSDKSEREAHDDWYTTANENGGRLTEESDMDQSDELSPGPQATAYVEQSTEEMAEAGEASQVETVSEENKGLIWGLLKQLRPGMDLSKVVLPTFILEPRSFLDKLSDYYYHADLLSQAVLEESAYGRMKQVLRWYLSGFYKKPKGLKKPYNPILGETFRCCWLHPQTDSCTFYIAEQVSHHPPISAFYICNRKDGFSISGSILAKSKFYGNSLSAILDGKARLLFMSRGEEYVITMPYAHCKGILYGTMTLELGGKVTIECEKTKCFTELEFKLKPFLGGACSVNQISGKISVGEEQLATVDGHWDSEVFIHEKRSGQQESLWNPSPDIRSSRLKRQVVQIDQQGEFESERLWQHVTSAIMDRDQLRATQEKFVLEEAQRKEARERGDKPWNPRLFHQDPVTSEWTYRHMDVQPWDPERCLVQFEKDGVIQTHEKSQRQHNGLSYSHSWASQQKAEVNGKRRKASSQPSSCSQNTESSSTTPEPTHESSDNEGFSNQCARCNKEVKDIALIEASITSIQKTQQDIQRNLVALSRQLARQRATDDGVSLTGRHCLILCVLLLSQLLLNYVFT comes from the exons ATGTTTAATGGTGTCGAGAAGGACTGCCCCTCCCCCACAGAGAAGCTGGCCCGGAAGGAGTCTCTTAAG gtCCAAAAGCAGAATTACAGGCAAGAAAAGAAACGGGCAGCTAAAGAACTGTTTAGCGCACTAAAAGATCCAAGTGTTGTCATCATGTCCAACTGGCTAAAG ATCCGTGGCTCTTTGAAGAGTTGGACTAAACTGTGGTGTGCCCTGAAGCCTGGAGTTCTTTTGATCTATAAGACCCCAAAATCAGACCACTGGGTGGGCACCATCCTGCTCAGTGCGTGCAAGCTGATTGAGAGACCCTCCAAGAAGGACGGCTTCTGCTTCAAGCTCTACCACCCACTGGAAAAATCCATCTGGGCTGTCAAG GGTCCCAAAGGAGAGAACGTTGGCTCCATCACTCAGCCTCTACCCAGCAACTACCTGATCTTCAGAGCAGCATCTGAGTCTGACG GTCGCTGCTGGATGGATGCCTTGGAGCTGGCTCTTAGCTGCTCCAGTCTCTACAAGCTGACAGCCAAAGGTGGGAGAGAAGCAGATATTAGCACGTCTTCAGAGTCCTCCCATATACTCCACCTGCTGCAGTCTACCGGACTCAGTGATACAGAGCTGCTACA ATTAAATGACACTGTGCTGCTGGGCAATCACCACATGGAGCATGACGGCTTTTCAGACAAATCTGAGCGTGAGGCTCACGATGACTGGTACACTACGGCCAATGAGAATGGTGGAAGGTTGACAGAGGAGAGCGACATGGACCAATCAGACGAGCTGTCCCCCGGGCCGCAGGCCACAGCCTATGTAGAGCAGAGCACAGAGGAGATGGCTGAG GCTGGGGAGGCGTCCCAGGTAGAAACCGTATCAGAGGAGAACAAGGGTCTGATCTGGGGCCTGCTGAAGCAGCTGCGGCCGGGCATGGACCTCTCCAAAGTGGTACTGCCCACCTTCATCCTGGAGCCACGCTCTTTCCTGGACAAGCTGTCTGACTATTACTATCATGCTGATCTGCTCTCACA AGCTGTGCTGGAGGAAAGCGCATATGGACGGATGAAGCAGGTGTTGAGGTGGTACTTGTCTGGCTTCTACAAGAAGCCCAAG GGTCTGAAGAAGCCTTATAATCCAATCCTGGGGGAGACATTTCGCTGCTGCTGGCTTCATCCTCAAACCGACAGCTGCACTTTCTACATAGCTGAACAG GTGTCCCACCATCCACCCATCTCTGCCTTTTATATCTGCAATAGGAAGGATGGTTTTTCTATCAGTGGGAGCATCCTGGCAAAGTCAAAGTTCTATG GTAACTCTCTGTCAGCTATTCTGGATGGCAAAGCCAGGCTGCTGTTCATGAGCAGGGGCGAGGAGTATGTCATCACCATGCCCTATGCTCACTGCAAAG GTATCTTGTATGGCACTATGACACTAGAGCTGGGTGGAAAGGTTACGATCGAGTGTGAGAAAACCAAATGTTTCACAGAGCTGGAGTTCAAGCTCAag CCTTTCCTTGGAGGTGCCTGCTCTGTGAATCAGATCAGCGGGAAGATTTCTGTCGGAGAGGAGCAACTGGCCACTGTCGATGGACACTGG GACAGTGAGGTGTTCATTCATGAGAAGCGCTCAGGGCAGCAGGAGTCGTTATGGAACCCGAGCCCAGACATTCGCAGCAGCCGACTCAAGAGACAAGTGGTCCAAATAGATCAGCAGGGAGAGTTTGAGTCTGAAAG ACTGTGGCAGCATGTGACCAGTGCCATCATGGATCGGGACCAGTTGCGGGCGACCCAGGAAAAGTTTGTGCTGGAGGAAGCTCAACGAAAAGAGGccagggagagaggagacaaaccCTGGAACCCACGACTTTTCCATCAGGACCCCGTCACCTCCGAGTGGACCTACAGGCACATGGA TGTGCAGCCATGGGACCCTGAGCGCTGTCTGGTTCAATTTGAGAAGGACGGAGTGATTCAAACGCACGAGAAAAGCCAAAGGCAACACAACGGACTCTCGTACAGCCACAGCTGGGCCAGCCAACAGAAG GCTGAGGTGAACGGAAAACGTAGGAAGGCCAGCAGCCAGCCGTCCAGCTGCAGCCAGAACACCGAGAGCAGCAGCACCACGCCAGAGCCTACACACGAGTCCTCGGACAATGAAG GTTTCTCAAACCAGTGCGCACGGTGCAATAAAGAGGTGAAGGACATCGCCCTGATAGAGGCTTCCATCACATCCATACAGAAGACACAGCAGGACATCCAGAG GAACCTGGTGGCTCTGAGTCGTCAGCTGGCTCGTCAGAGAGCGACAGACGACGGTGTGTCGTTAACAGGCCGTCACTGCCTCATCCTCTGTGTTCTGCTCCTCTCACAGCTCCTCCTCAACTACGTCTTCACCTGA